In Neomonachus schauinslandi chromosome 6, ASM220157v2, whole genome shotgun sequence, a genomic segment contains:
- the LOC110586005 gene encoding 60S ribosomal protein L12-like, producing MDFRYPFSHISYMREIGINVYLRCTGGEVDATSALAPKIGPLGLSPKKVGDDIAKATGDWKGLRIMVKLTIQNRQAQIEVVPSASALIIKALKEPPRDRKKQKNIKHSGNITFDEIVNIAQQMRHRSLARELSGTIKEILGTAQAVGCNVDGRHPHDIIDDINSGAVECPAS from the exons ATGGATTTTCGTTATCCTTTCTCTCATATTTCCTACATGAGAGAAATTGGCATCAAT GTGTACCTGAGGTGCACTGGTGGCGAAGTCGATGCCACGTCTGCCCTGGCCCCGAAGATCGGCCCGCTGGGTCTGTCTCCAAAAAAGGTTGGTGATGACATCGCCAAGGCAACCGGTGATTGGAAGGGCCTAAGGATTATGGTGAAACTGACCATTCAGAACAGACAGGCCCAGATTGAAGTggtaccttctgcctctgccctgattatcaaagccctcaaggaaccaccaagagacagaaagaagcagaaaaacattaagcaCAGTGGAAATATCACTTTTGATGAGATTGTCAATATTGCCCAACAGATGCGACACCGATCTTTAGCTAGAGAACTCTCTGGAACCATTAAAGAAATCCTGGGGACTGCCCAGGCTGTGGGCTGCAATGTCGACGGCCGccaccctcatgacatcataGATGACATCAACAGTGGTGCGGTGGAATGCCCAGCTAgttaa